The Mycteria americana isolate JAX WOST 10 ecotype Jacksonville Zoo and Gardens chromosome 18, USCA_MyAme_1.0, whole genome shotgun sequence genome window below encodes:
- the H6PD gene encoding GDH/6PGL endoplasmic bifunctional protein: protein MTQCSWVYLFSPKMLRRVLCTVLFMGALPSLAEVSQGHISVVLLGATGDLAKKYLWQGLFQLYMDQVSSGHSFTFHGAALTALEPGQRLMFDVLKKLACPPDESPNRCAVLKDQFLKLSQYHQLKTAENYTALNREIETLLRQEGLKEAGRIFYFSVPPFAYTEIARHINSSCRPPPGAWLRVVLEKPFGHDLESAQQLAAELRSFFREEEMYRVDHYLGKQAVAHILPFRDQNRQFLDPIWNRHHVERVEIVLKETVDAKGRTSFYEQYGVIRDVLQNHLTEALMFLTMELPANVSRAEEVLQCKLQAFQSLRGLEKNSAVLGQYQAYASQVQEELQKAQGYITTTPTFAGVLIHSDNLRWEGVPFLLTSGKALDERVGYVRVLFKNRAYCTQSETLRDAGHSQCKAKQIIFYIGHGALNTPAVLVSRNLFRPVMPEGSWREAVSQSDLHIFGQPLSDYYVYSPVKERDAYSVLISNIYHGRKDFFITTENLLASWGFWTPLLDSISHQPLRLYPGGVENQHLLDFEMVSGEVAFTLAEPVEVLNPNRLMPSDYKTIQSKYRHSPLVSAWSEDLISQLASDIEKTARRTVARSGQFHLAFSGGSSPVVLFQRLARHHYAFPWKHTHIWLVDERCVPLTDTESNFFSLHNHLLQSVRVPYFNVHPMPVHLNQRLCVEEDRGTELYAKEIMALVANASFDLVLLGVGTDGHTASLFPRSENGLEGAQTVVLTESPVKPHQRMSLSLPLINKARQVFVLVLGKGKHSITTLLSRVGHEPRKWPVSGVSPSSGQLVWYVDYEALLG, encoded by the exons ATGACTCAG TGTTCCTGGGTCTACCTCTTCTCTCCCAAGATGCTGAGAAGAGTCCTGTGTACAGTGTTGTTCATGGGAGCCTTGCCATCACTGGCTGAAGTGTCCCAGGGCCACATCTCCGTGGTCTTGCTGGGAGCCACAGGTGATTTGGCCAAGAAGTATTTGTGGCAGGGTCTGTTCCAACTCTACATGGACCAAGTGAGCAGTGGCCACAGCTTCACTTTCCACGGGGCTGCACTGACAGCTctggagccagggcagaggctgATGTTTGATGTGCTGAAGAAGCTGGCCTGTCCCCCAGATGAGTCTCCCAACAGGTGTGCTGTGCTCAAGGACCAGTTCCTGAAGCTGAGCCAATACCACCAGCTGAAGACTGCCGAAAACTACACCGCACTGAACAGAGAGATTGAGACGCTGCTTCGCCAGGAGGGACTGAAGGAGGCTGGAAGGATCTTCTACTTCTCAGTACCACCATTTGCCTACACAGAGATTGCCCGTCACATCAACAGCAGCTGCAGACCGCCTCCGGGAGCCTGGCTACGTGTGGTGCTGGAGAAACCTTTTGGCCATGACCTGGAGTcagcccagcagctggctgcagagctgagaAGCTTCTTCAGGGAAGAGGAGATGTACCGGGTGGACCACTACCTTGGCAAACAG GCTGTAGCCCATATCCTGCCTTTTCGAGACCAGAACCGACAGTTTCTGGATCCAATTTGGAACCGACATCATGTGGAAAGAGTGGAGATTGTCTTGAAAGAGACTGTGGATGCTAAAG GCCGCACCAGCTTCTACGAGCAGTATGGAGTCATCCGGGACGTGCTGCAGAACCACCTCACAGAGGCCCTGATGTTCCTGACCATGGAGCTCCCAGCCAACGTGAGCAGGGCCGAAGAGGTTTTGCAGTGCAAGCTGCAGGCCTTCCAGTCCTTGCGGGGCCTGGAGAAAAACAGTGCCGTGTTGGGTCAGTATCAGGCATACGCCAGCCAAGTACAGGAGGAACTGCAGAAGGCACAAGGCTACATCACCACAACACCAACCTTTGCAG GTGTGCTGATTCACAGTGACAACCTGCGTTGGGAAGGGGTCCCTTTCCTCCTCACTTctgggaaagctctggatgaACGGGTAGGTTATGTCCGTGTTCTCTTCAAGAACCGGGCCTACTGCACTCAGAGCGAGACTCTGAGGGATGCAGGGCACAGCCAATGTAAAGCCAAGCAGATCATCTTCTACATTGGGCACGGCGCACTCAACACCCCCGCGGTGCTTGTGAGCAGGAACCTTTTCAGGCCTGTCATGCCAGAAGGCAGTTGGAGAGAAGCAGTGAGTCAGTCAGACCTGCACATTTTTGGACAACCATTGTCTGATTACTATGTGTACAGCCCTGTGAAAGAGAGAGATGCATATTCTGTCCTCATCTCCAACATCTACCATGGCAGGAAGGACTTCTTCATTACCACCGAGAACCTGCTGGCCTCCTGGGGGTTCTGGACACCACTGCTGGATAGCATTTCCCACCAGCCCCTGCGCCTCTACCCTGGGGGCGTGGAGAACCAGCACCTCTTAGACTTTGAAATGGTGAGTGGGGAAGTGGCGTTCACACTGGCAGAGCCAGTGGAAGTGCTGAACCCCAACAGGCTGATGCCAAGTGATTACAAGACAATCCAGTCCAAATATCGGCACAGTCCCCTGGTCTCAGCATGGTCTGAGGACCTGATTTCCCAGCTGGCTTCTGACATCGAGAAGACAGCACGCAGGACTGTGGCACGCTCTGGGCAGTTCCACTTGGCCTTCTCGGGTGGCTCAAGCCCGGTGGTCCTATTCCAGCGGCTGGCAAGACACCATTATGCCTTCCCGTGGAAGCACACCCACATCTGGCTGGTAGATGAACGCTGTGTCCCTCTCACTGACACTGAGTCCAACTTCTTCAGCTTGCACAACCACCTCCTCCAGAGTGTCAGGGTCCCCTACTTCAATGTCCACCCCATGCCTGTGCACCTGAACCAGCGGCTCTGTGTGGAAGAGGACAGAGGCACAGAGCTGTATGCCAAGGAGATCATGGCCCTGGTGGCCAATGCCAGCTTTgacctggtgctgctgggggtgggCACTGACGGGCACACTGCCTCGCTCTTCCCCCGATCTGAAAATGGCTTGGAAGGGGCTCAGACCGTGGTGCTGACTGAAAGCCCTGTCAAACCTCACCAAAGGATGAGCCTTAGCCTGCCCCTTATCAACAAGGCCAGGCAggtgtttgtcctggttttggggAAGGGTAAGCACAGCATCACCACCCTGCTCAGCAGAGTGGGCCATGAGCCAAGGAAGTGGCCTGTCTCGGGTGTCAGCCCCAGCTCTGGCCAGCTGGTGTGGTATGTGGATTATGAAGCTCTGCTTGGGTGA